From Seriola aureovittata isolate HTS-2021-v1 ecotype China chromosome 16, ASM2101889v1, whole genome shotgun sequence, one genomic window encodes:
- the cited4a gene encoding cbp/p300-interacting transactivator 4a translates to MAEHMMMPMTHGFRMGMNGPPQHNGQPGLRSLPNGQVMHYGRNPQSNMEAAMRQRPGMVGPGGMGGPVNGAPMANHHHQMMSGNMMYNSQGPNQQQQHHHMHPQQQQQQQQQQQQQQQGGHPQQYLPGNLTSQQLMASMHLQKLNTQYHGHPLSSANGHHLPNGAQYRVGPAQLSGMQHMGGPLGQNGMDMDLIDEEVLTSLVLEFGLDRVQELPELFLGQNEFDFISDFVCKQQPSTVSC, encoded by the coding sequence ATGGCTGAACACATGATGATGCCCATGACCCACGGCTTCAGGATGGGCATGAACGGACCTCCGCAGCACAACGGCCAGCCCGGCCTGCGCAGTCTGCCCAACGGCCAGGTGATGCACTACGGCAGGAACCCTCAGAGCAACATGGAGGCTGCTATGAGACAGAGGCCGGGCATGGTGGGACCCGGAGGGATGGGCGGCCCGGTGAACGGAGCTCCCATggccaaccaccaccaccagatGATGTCCGGGAACATGATGTACAACAGCCAGGGTCcgaatcagcagcagcagcaccaccacatgcacccccagcagcagcagcagcagcagcaacagcaacagcagcagcagcagggtggaCACCCGCAGCAGTACCTCCCCGGTAACCTCACCTCCCAGCAGCTCATGGCCAGCATGCACCTGCAGAAACTCAACACTCAGTATCACGGACACCCGCTCAGCTCGGCCAACGGACACCACCTGCCCAACGGTGCTCAGTACCGGGTGGGTCCAGCCCAGCTATCAGGCATGCAGCACATGGGCGGCCCTTTGGGGCAAAACGGCATGGACATGGATCTGATCGACGAGGAGGTTCTGACTTCACTGGTGCTGGAGTTTGGCTTGGATCGCGTTCAGGAGCTGCCCGAGCTCTTCCTGGGACAGAACGAGTTTGACTTCATATCGGACTTTGTGTGCAAACAGCAGCCGAGCACGGTGAGCTGTTGA